One Marasmius oreades isolate 03SP1 chromosome 2, whole genome shotgun sequence DNA segment encodes these proteins:
- the GSY1 gene encoding glycogen synthase isoform 1 (CAZy:GT3), whose product MASSTSTAEKRDVHNPLLFECAWEVANKVGGIYTVIKTKVPVTVSEYGDRYCLIGPLSYKTAPMEVEQQEPSDPHLAGTLESMRSQGIKALYGRWLIEGGAPRVILFDTGSAYSRLDEWKNDLWNLAGIPSPPNDNETNETIVFGYLVAWFLGEYVSRQLTTAVVAHFHEWQAGLAIPLCRKRHIDITTVFTTHATLLGRYLCAGSVDFYNNLQYFDVDHEAGKRGIYHRYCIERSAAHCADVFTTVSHITAYESEHLLKRKPDGVLPNGLNVVKFQAMHEFQNLHSTSKAKINEFVRGHFYGHYDFNLENTLYMFTAGRYEYRNKGVDMFIESLARLNYRLQKAGSTITIIAFIIMPAATNSYTIEALKGQAVTKQLRDTVTEIQNRIGARLFDHAARFHGDLKAIPTPDDLLSAEDQVLLKRRIFALKRNSLPPVVTHNMVDDANDPILNQIRRVKLFNNSHDRVKVVFHPDFLNSNNPILGMDYEEFVRGCHLGVFPSYYEPWGYTPAECTVMGIPSITTNLSGFGCFMQDLIERPQDEGCYIVDRRTQSVEDSVNQLTEHMFSFCSKTRRQRINQRNRVERLSPLLDWKNLGIEYSKSRQLALRRAYPDQFYGPDGEPYEVNGFEGEDPDFFGGGVSRMPPLSMPASPKLRGVATPGDLGTLTEEMQALSTSDYRGSGWPTSLEDEEDSYPFPLVMKVRSRAGSVMSGASTPGGGAHRSLSERDLQQADEALSQVNGVVASDSKETVTA is encoded by the exons atGGCCTCCTCGACGTCGACGGCAGAAAAGCGTGACGTACACAACCCTTTACTCTTTGAATGTGCTTGGGAAGTCGCCAACAAGGTCGGCGGTATCTACACCGTTATCAAGACCAAAGTTCCAGTGACCGTCTCTGAGTATGGGGACCGTTATTGTCTCATTGGCCCTCTCAGCTATAAAACAGCACCCATGGAAGTCGAACAGCAGGAACCTTCAGATCCTCATCTAGCTGGAACGCTCGAGAGTATGCGATCTCAGGGTATCAAAGCGCTATATGGGCGCTGGCTTATTGAGGGCGGCGCTCCTCGAGTAATACTGTTCGACACAGGTAGCGCGTACTCAAGGTTGGACGAATGGAAAAACGATCTCTGGAATTTGGCAGGGATCCCTAGTCCTCCAAATGATAACGAAACGAACGAGACGATTGTGTTTGGTTACCTGGTGGCTTGGTTCCTAGGCGAA TATGTTTCCCGCCAACTCACAACTGCTGTCGTCGCACACTTTCACGAATGGCAAGCGGGTCTCGCTATTCCACTTTGCAGAAAAAGGCACATTGATATCACGACTGTTTTTACCACCCACGCCACACTCTTGGGCCGGTACTTGTGTGCTGGTTCAGTGGATTTCTACAACAACTTGCAGTACTTTGATGTGGATCACGAAGCTGGAAAACGCGGCATCTATCACAGGTACTGCATAGAACGCAGTGCGGCTCACTGCGCCGACGTTTTTACGACAGTCTCTCATATCACTGCGTACGAATCAGAACATTTGCTCAAGCGCAAACCGGATGGAGTACTACCCAATGGCCTCAATGTTGTGAAGTTCCAGGCTATGCACGAGTTCCAAAACCTTCACTCAACAAGCAAGGCCAAGATCAACGAATTCGTGCGAGGCCACTTTTATGGGCATTATGATTTCAATTTGGAGAACACGCTTTAC ATGTTCACTGCCGGTCGATACGAGTACAGAAACAAAGGTGTCGACATGTTTATTGAATCCTTGGCTC GTCTGAATTACCGGCTGCAGAAGGCAGGGTCTACGATCACGATCATCGCATTTATTATCATGCCCGCAGCTACCAATTCTTACACCATCGAAGCTCTGAAGGGCCAGGCtgtcaccaaacagcttcgcGATACGGTCACTGAAATCCAAAACCGAATTGGTGCGCGATTATTTGACCATGCAGCACGATTCCATGG GGATCTGAAAGCCATCCCGACGCCAGATGACCTCCTATCCGCTGAAGATCAAGTTTTATTGAAGCGTCGTATCTTCGCCTTGAAACGAAACTCGTTACCCCCAGTCGTGACACACAACATGGTTGACGACGCCAACGACCCTATCCTCAACCAGATTCGCCGGGTGAAATTGTTTAATAACAGTCATGATCGCGTCAAAGTTGTCTTCCATCCTGACTTCCTCAACTCCAACAACCCTATTCTTGGAATGGATTACGAGGAGTTTGTTCGTGGTTGTCATCTGGGCGTTTTCCCGAGTTATTATGAGCCATGGGGCTATACGCCGGCGGAGTGTACGGtg ATGGGTATTCCAAGCATAACAACAAACTTATCTGGCTTCGGTTGTTTCATGCAGGATCTCATCGAGAGACCTCAAGATGAAGGCTGCTACATCGTCGACAGACGCACGCAATCTGTCGAGGATTCTGTCAACCAGCTCACGGAACATATGTTCTCGTTCTGCAGCAAGACGAGACGTCAACGGATTAACCAACGTAACCGTGTTGAACGGCTTAGTCCACTTTTGGATTGGAAGAATTTGGGAATCGAGTATAGTAAGAGTAGGCAATTGGCTTTGAGGAGGGCCTATCCTGATCAGTTCTATGGACCTGATGGTGAACCTTACGAGGTAAATGGGTTTGAGGGTGAAGACCCAGACTTCTTTGGTGGAGGCGTAAGCAGGATGCCGCCTTTGAGTATGCCTGCTAGTCCGAAGTTGAGGGGTGTGGCCACACCCGGAGACCTCGGAACGTTGACCGAAGAG ATGCAAGCCCTCTCGACCAGTGACTACAGAGGTTCTGGATGGCCTACGTCtctggaagatgaagaagactcTTATCCCTT CCCATTGGTGATGAAGGTACGCTCGAGAGCCGGATCTGTTATGAGTGGTGCCAGTACACCTGGAGGTGGTGCCCATAGAAGCTTGAGCGAGCGCGATCTTCAGCAGGCGGACGAAGCTCTCAGTCAGGTCAATGGAGTGGTTGCTTCCGACAGTAAGGAGACTGTAACCGCGTGA